A stretch of Diabrotica undecimpunctata isolate CICGRU unplaced genomic scaffold, icDiaUnde3 ctg00000568.1, whole genome shotgun sequence DNA encodes these proteins:
- the LOC140431099 gene encoding uncharacterized protein, translating into MKREIRLLQANLQHAKAASATLVRRLEQEGIDVALLQEPWRIGEKISGLSTKQGKVLYTPKAVRPRSCIIHSNRVDCTLIPVLCTDDIVTAVLTITTEVGEKKLVVCSAYFPGDEALCPPSIISDIVAYCLGKGLQLIIGCDANAHHTVWGSTNINARGEYILNFILSEGLVISNIGNKPTFVTKARKEVLDLTLCTSRISDIITNWVVSDEPSCSDHRHIRFDLDIFPSEIKYRNPRDTNWVGYRESLSKNLEECTISFKSPEVIDSAAETISEAIMAAYQENCPEKTRKSTGSIS; encoded by the exons ATGAAGAGAGAAATAAGGCTCCTGCAGGCCAATCTTCAACATGCAAAAGCCGCATCGGCAACGCTAGTTAGAAGATTGGAACAAGAAGGCATTGATGTGGCCCTCCTGCAGGAGCCTTGGAGGATAGGTGAGAAGATTTCTGGCCTATCAACCAAACAAGGTAAGGTTTTATACACACCCAAAGCTGTAAGGCCAAGGTCGTGTATAATTCACAGTAATAGAGTAGATTGTACATTAATCCCGGTGCTCTGCACTGATGATATTGTTACAGCTGTTCTAACTATAACCACGGAAGTAGGAGAGAAGAAACTGGTGGTGTGTTCAGCCTACTTTCCAGGTGATGAGGCTCTGTGTCCACCCAGCATTATAAGCGACATAGTTGCATATTGTCTAGGAAAAGGATTACAGCTCATTATAGGATGTGATGCCAACGCACATCACACCGTGTGGGGAAGCACAAACATTAATGCAAGGGGTGAGTATATTTTGAATTTCATCTTATCTGAAGGTTTGGTTATATCCAATATAGGAAACAAGCCAACTTTTGTCACTAAGGCACGCAAAGAAGTGTTAGATTTAACACTCTGCACGAGCAGGATAAGTGATATAATAACAAATTGGGTTGTGTCTGACGAACCCTCATGTTCGGATCACAGACATATACGATTTGACCTTGATATTTTTCCATCGGAAATTAAATACAGGAATCCTAGAGATACAAACTGGGTAGGATATAGGGAGTCCCTCAGTAAAAATCTCGAGGAATGTACGATTTCGTTTAAAAGCCCAGAGGTTATAGATTCGGCGGCAGAAACTATAAGCGAAGCTATTATGGCGGCTTACCAGGAAAATTGTCCAGAAAAAACAAGGAAAAGTACGGGCA GTATAAGCTAA